Proteins encoded within one genomic window of Bradyrhizobium sp. AZCC 1719:
- a CDS encoding cupredoxin domain-containing protein, whose protein sequence is MRPGRYLPLVAALLLDAAAVPAHAATIQITIDNLVFAPAEVSAKVGDTIEWINKDVFAHTATARNGDFDVATPPKKTVTSVLKKAGSIEYYCRYHPNMRAVLIIAP, encoded by the coding sequence ATGCGTCCGGGACGATATCTGCCCCTCGTCGCTGCCCTGCTGCTTGACGCGGCGGCCGTCCCGGCGCATGCGGCGACGATTCAGATCACGATCGACAATCTGGTGTTCGCGCCAGCCGAGGTATCCGCCAAGGTCGGCGACACCATCGAATGGATCAACAAGGACGTGTTCGCGCACACCGCGACCGCGCGCAACGGCGATTTTGACGTGGCTACGCCGCCGAAGAAAACGGTGACGTCGGTGCTGAAGAAGGCCGGCAGCATCGAATATTACTGCCGCTATCATCCGAACATGAGAGCGGTGTTGATAATTGCGCCGTAG
- a CDS encoding DUF4142 domain-containing protein has protein sequence MFIRLSAAIAALSLLGSAALAQGAKPTDPQIAHIAYTAGVIDINAAKQAISKASNKDVKAFAQDMVRDHEAVNKQALDLVKKLKVTPEDNDTSKTLSKQATEKLAELDKLKGAEYDKAYLANEVAYHKTVNSALETQLIPSASNAELKSLLQTGLKIFQGHQQHAEQVAAKLK, from the coding sequence ATGTTTATACGATTGAGCGCGGCGATCGCCGCATTGAGCCTTCTTGGCAGCGCCGCGCTGGCGCAAGGCGCAAAGCCCACCGATCCCCAGATCGCGCATATCGCCTACACGGCGGGCGTCATCGACATCAACGCCGCCAAGCAGGCGATCTCAAAAGCCAGCAACAAGGACGTCAAGGCATTCGCGCAAGACATGGTGCGCGACCATGAGGCCGTGAACAAGCAGGCGCTCGACCTGGTCAAGAAGCTGAAGGTGACGCCGGAAGACAACGACACCAGCAAGACGCTGTCGAAGCAGGCCACCGAGAAACTCGCCGAGCTCGACAAGCTGAAAGGCGCGGAATACGACAAGGCCTATCTCGCCAACGAGGTCGCCTACCACAAGACCGTCAACAGCGCGCTGGAGACGCAGTTGATTCCGTCAGCCAGCAATGCCGAGCTGAAGAGCCTGCTGCAAACCGGCCTAAAGATTTTTCAAGGCCACCAGCAGCACGCCGAACAAGTCGCCGCCAAGCTGAAGTAG
- a CDS encoding RNA polymerase sigma factor, with amino-acid sequence MHQAHIPDIAPLDTGDAELVRRARARDETAVRAIMQANNRRLYRLARGILRNDGEAEDVVQEAYVRAFTHLENFRGDSSLSTWLSRIAMNEALGRLRRQRPAVELDSLPQGALEAQIIQFPLAADDPEKSMAQREIQHVVEHAIDELPEAFRLVFITRVIEGMNVEETAEILGLKPETVKTRLHRARTMLRDIVENKIGPVVMEAFPFAGRRCERLTDAVLKRLGY; translated from the coding sequence ATGCACCAGGCCCACATACCGGACATCGCGCCTCTCGATACCGGCGACGCCGAGTTGGTGCGCCGCGCGCGGGCCCGCGACGAGACGGCGGTGCGCGCGATCATGCAGGCGAATAATCGCAGGCTCTATCGCCTTGCCCGCGGCATTCTGCGCAACGATGGCGAGGCCGAGGACGTCGTGCAGGAGGCCTATGTCCGTGCCTTCACCCATCTGGAAAACTTTCGCGGTGATTCCAGCCTGTCGACGTGGTTGTCGCGGATCGCCATGAATGAGGCGCTCGGCCGGCTGCGCCGCCAGCGGCCCGCCGTCGAACTGGACTCATTGCCGCAGGGCGCGCTGGAGGCCCAGATCATCCAGTTTCCTCTTGCCGCCGACGATCCGGAAAAATCCATGGCCCAGCGTGAAATTCAGCATGTCGTCGAACACGCCATCGATGAATTGCCGGAAGCGTTTCGTCTCGTCTTCATCACCCGCGTGATCGAGGGGATGAATGTGGAAGAGACCGCAGAAATTCTTGGGCTGAAGCCGGAGACCGTAAAAACCCGACTGCACCGCGCCCGCACCATGCTGCGCGATATCGTCGAGAACAAGATCGGCCCCGTGGTGATGGAGGCGTTCCCCTTTGCCGGCCGGCGCTGCGAGCGCCTGACGGACGCCGTGCTGAAGCGGCTGGGGTACTGA
- a CDS encoding thiamine pyrophosphate-binding protein, protein MAEAAKSRAEAAPALPTWPDEIYRVLKDAGIRQVAMVPDAGHSRLIRSFEADPETRVVTLTTEEEGVAMLAGAWLGGERGVLLLQSSGVGNCINMLSLPVICHMPLLMIVTMRGDWGEFNPWQIPMGQGTRPSLEAMGVIVNKVDEPDLVASAVQGAANLAFNTWKPVAVLIGQRVLGAKNFKELARK, encoded by the coding sequence ATGGCGGAAGCAGCAAAATCACGCGCCGAGGCCGCACCGGCGCTGCCGACGTGGCCGGACGAGATCTACCGCGTGCTCAAGGACGCCGGCATTCGCCAGGTCGCGATGGTTCCGGACGCCGGCCACAGCCGCCTGATCCGCTCCTTCGAGGCCGATCCCGAGACTCGCGTCGTCACGCTGACGACGGAGGAAGAGGGCGTGGCGATGCTGGCGGGTGCGTGGCTCGGCGGCGAGCGCGGCGTGCTGCTGTTGCAGTCGAGCGGCGTCGGCAATTGCATCAACATGCTGTCGCTGCCGGTCATTTGCCACATGCCGCTATTGATGATCGTCACCATGCGCGGCGATTGGGGCGAGTTCAATCCCTGGCAGATCCCGATGGGGCAGGGCACGCGGCCCTCGCTGGAGGCCATGGGCGTGATCGTGAACAAGGTCGACGAGCCTGATCTCGTCGCCTCCGCCGTGCAGGGCGCGGCGAACCTCGCCTTCAACACCTGGAAGCCGGTGGCGGTCCTGATCGGCCAGCGCGTGCTTGGCGCCAAGAATTTCAAGGAGCTTGCCCGCAAATGA
- a CDS encoding thiamine pyrophosphate-dependent enzyme, translating into MSNPNALLHRRDVVNELLRDRADLLVIAGLGAPNWDVSAAGDHPNNFPLWGAMGGASMIGLGLALAQPKRKVLVVTGDGEMLMNIGSLATIAVEAPKNLTIAVLDNERFGETGMQKTPTASGVDLAAIATACGIRTSRIVRTMAEVTELRDLAHEGRGTVFAQIKINPEALVFVMPPADGVILTTRFRQSVLGDEALFN; encoded by the coding sequence ATGAGCAATCCGAACGCGCTTCTGCATCGCCGCGATGTCGTCAACGAATTGTTGCGCGACCGCGCCGATCTTCTCGTCATCGCCGGCCTCGGCGCGCCGAACTGGGACGTCTCCGCAGCCGGCGACCATCCGAACAATTTTCCGCTGTGGGGCGCGATGGGCGGCGCCTCGATGATCGGGCTTGGGCTGGCGCTGGCGCAGCCGAAGCGCAAGGTGCTCGTCGTCACCGGCGACGGCGAGATGCTGATGAATATCGGCTCGCTTGCCACGATCGCGGTGGAGGCGCCGAAGAATCTCACGATCGCCGTCCTCGACAACGAGCGCTTCGGCGAGACCGGCATGCAGAAAACCCCCACCGCGTCGGGAGTCGACCTCGCCGCCATCGCAACCGCTTGCGGCATCCGCACCTCGCGCATTGTTCGCACGATGGCGGAAGTCACCGAACTGCGCGACCTCGCACATGAAGGGCGAGGAACGGTTTTCGCGCAGATCAAGATCAATCCCGAGGCGCTGGTGTTCGTGATGCCGCCTGCCGACGGCGTCATCCTGACGACGCGCTTCCGGCAATCGGTATTGGGAGACGAGGCGCTTTTTAATTGA
- a CDS encoding LysR family transcriptional regulator — MDLKQLRTFRAVAELGSLSKAADRLRAAQPALSRHIKLLEHELRVELFVRNGRGMLLTSAGRMLLDRTTGLIRQIEQVSDDLKSANGNPSGRVILGLVPTVSAVLSGRFARRVLNEFPDVSLRIVESYGGHLVEWLHRGEMDLAIIYGPAVDLHLQVQSIGREDIVAVGPPGSGLNKRKHVDLKWLVKQKLILPSISHGLRALLEKALAREKLKIEAMIEVDSYRAQISLMEEGLGYTLLPPSAIRTEVAAKRLEMAAVSPAVSRELILASPIAHPPSIATTTIATLIVSEIQQLSREGRWKISMTA; from the coding sequence ATGGATCTCAAACAATTGCGGACGTTCCGGGCCGTAGCCGAACTTGGAAGCCTGAGCAAGGCCGCGGACCGGCTGCGTGCCGCGCAGCCGGCGCTGAGCCGCCACATCAAGCTGCTCGAGCACGAGCTTCGCGTCGAGCTGTTCGTCCGCAACGGGCGCGGCATGCTCTTGACCAGCGCGGGCCGGATGCTGCTCGACCGCACCACCGGCCTGATCCGCCAGATCGAGCAGGTCAGCGACGACCTCAAATCGGCGAACGGCAATCCGTCGGGCCGGGTCATTCTCGGGCTGGTGCCGACGGTCAGCGCCGTCCTGTCCGGACGGTTTGCCCGCCGCGTCCTCAACGAGTTTCCCGATGTCTCGCTACGCATCGTGGAGAGCTATGGCGGGCACCTGGTCGAATGGCTGCATCGCGGCGAGATGGACCTCGCGATCATCTACGGTCCGGCGGTCGATCTCCATCTTCAGGTCCAGTCGATCGGCCGCGAGGATATCGTCGCCGTCGGGCCGCCGGGATCGGGGCTGAACAAGCGCAAGCATGTCGACCTCAAATGGCTGGTGAAGCAGAAGCTGATCCTGCCGAGCATCTCGCACGGTCTGCGGGCGCTCCTGGAGAAGGCGCTGGCGCGCGAAAAGCTGAAGATAGAGGCCATGATCGAGGTCGATTCCTACCGCGCCCAGATCAGCCTGATGGAGGAAGGGCTTGGCTACACGCTGCTGCCGCCCTCGGCGATCCGCACCGAGGTGGCGGCGAAACGGCTGGAGATGGCTGCCGTCAGTCCCGCCGTGTCGCGCGAACTGATTCTGGCCTCGCCGATCGCCCACCCGCCGTCGATCGCAACGACCACGATCGCCACCCTGATCGTATCGGAGATTCAACAGCTCTCCCGGGAAGGACGCTGGAAGATCAGCATGACGGCGTAA
- a CDS encoding rhodanese-like domain-containing protein, with translation MTVPSITPSQVRAALLLREEIALLDVRHEAVFATGHPLFAANMAADRIALEAATRLPRKDVPIVIYDAGEGLVSAAADHLKALGYTNVRQLDGGLQGWKLAGYEVFEDVNSYAKAFGELVESRRHTPSLAAEEVGALIARGANIQILDVRRFDEYATMNIPGSISVPGAELVLRAGRAAPDPETTIIVNCAGRTRSIIGTQSLINAGVANKVRALRNGTIGWTLAKQHLEHGSDRRGEVGAIKGGGANARDVAYRAGVRHIGSEEMAALQAQANRTLYCFDVRSEEEYTAGHIRGFRHYAGGQLVQEIDMAAPVRGARIVLTDNMSVRADMTASWLAQMGWETYVLEGGYDATLEIGPPLVVPKPDPSHRYRRPYEGTDVKESAMQAYLDWEYGLVEQLRRDGTHGFFVI, from the coding sequence ATGACCGTACCCTCGATTACCCCCTCGCAAGTTCGCGCCGCGCTGCTGCTGCGCGAGGAAATCGCGCTGCTCGATGTCAGGCACGAGGCCGTGTTCGCCACCGGCCATCCTCTGTTTGCCGCCAACATGGCAGCCGACCGGATCGCGCTCGAAGCGGCGACGCGGCTGCCGCGAAAGGACGTGCCGATCGTGATCTATGACGCCGGTGAAGGCCTCGTCAGCGCAGCGGCGGACCACCTGAAGGCGTTGGGCTACACCAATGTCCGCCAGCTCGACGGCGGGCTGCAGGGCTGGAAGTTGGCGGGCTATGAGGTGTTCGAGGACGTCAATTCCTATGCCAAGGCGTTCGGCGAACTGGTCGAGTCGCGGCGGCACACGCCTTCGCTCGCCGCCGAGGAAGTCGGCGCCCTGATTGCGCGCGGCGCCAATATCCAAATCCTCGATGTCCGTCGCTTCGATGAATACGCCACCATGAACATCCCGGGTTCCATCAGCGTGCCCGGTGCGGAACTGGTATTGCGCGCCGGGCGCGCCGCACCGGATCCCGAGACCACCATCATCGTCAATTGCGCAGGCCGCACCCGCTCGATCATCGGCACCCAGTCGCTGATCAATGCCGGCGTCGCGAATAAGGTGCGGGCGCTGCGCAACGGCACCATCGGCTGGACGCTGGCCAAACAACATCTCGAACATGGCAGTGACAGGCGCGGCGAGGTCGGTGCTATCAAAGGCGGCGGAGCCAATGCCCGCGACGTCGCCTATCGCGCCGGCGTCCGGCATATCGGATCAGAGGAAATGGCGGCGCTGCAGGCGCAGGCCAACCGTACGCTCTACTGCTTCGACGTCCGCTCGGAGGAGGAATACACGGCTGGCCATATCAGGGGCTTCCGCCATTACGCCGGCGGGCAACTGGTGCAGGAAATCGATATGGCGGCGCCGGTGCGCGGCGCCCGGATCGTGCTGACGGACAATATGAGCGTGCGCGCCGACATGACGGCGTCCTGGCTGGCGCAGATGGGCTGGGAAACTTACGTGCTTGAAGGGGGCTACGACGCCACGCTGGAAATCGGACCGCCGCTGGTCGTCCCAAAGCCGGACCCGTCACACCGCTATCGTCGGCCCTATGAGGGCACCGATGTCAAGGAAAGCGCCATGCAGGCTTATCTCGATTGGGAATACGGCCTCGTCGAGCAGCTCCGCCGCGACGGCACGCACGGATTTTTCGTCATTTAA
- a CDS encoding DNA-3-methyladenine glycosylase I: MTAFKTIRARAEKRKGGPKALAKLLPARPDPKALAKLSDDRILAEMTKRVFCAGFAWSVIESKWPGFEKAFLGFKPGPLTLQPDDFWDGLMKDTGIVRNGAKIMSVRANAGFVRDVAKEHGSFGKFLANWPSSDQTGLLELLAKRGSRLGGNTGQMMLRFLGWDGFVTSRDVILCLRDAGLDIAETVTSKRDLAKVQAQFNAWAEETGLPYVQLSRICAMSIGENYSAEKLASFGADE, encoded by the coding sequence GTGACCGCGTTCAAGACTATCCGCGCCCGCGCCGAGAAGCGCAAGGGCGGGCCGAAGGCACTCGCCAAGCTGCTGCCGGCCAGGCCAGACCCGAAGGCGCTCGCCAAGCTCAGCGACGACCGGATTCTCGCCGAGATGACCAAGCGGGTGTTCTGCGCGGGCTTTGCCTGGAGCGTGATCGAGAGCAAATGGCCGGGATTTGAGAAGGCGTTTCTCGGCTTCAAGCCCGGGCCACTGACGCTGCAGCCGGATGATTTCTGGGACGGCCTGATGAAGGACACCGGCATCGTGCGCAACGGCGCCAAGATCATGTCGGTGCGCGCCAATGCCGGTTTCGTCCGTGACGTTGCGAAGGAGCACGGCAGCTTCGGCAAGTTCCTTGCGAACTGGCCGTCGTCAGACCAGACCGGATTGCTGGAACTGCTGGCCAAGCGCGGTAGCCGGCTCGGCGGCAATACCGGGCAGATGATGCTGCGTTTCCTCGGCTGGGACGGATTCGTCACCTCCAGAGACGTGATCCTGTGCCTGCGCGATGCCGGGCTCGACATTGCGGAGACGGTCACCTCCAAGCGCGATCTCGCCAAGGTGCAGGCACAATTCAACGCCTGGGCGGAGGAGACCGGCCTTCCCTATGTGCAGCTTTCGCGAATTTGCGCGATGTCGATCGGCGAGAATTATTCGGCGGAGAAGCTGGCCAGTTTCGGCGCGGATGAGTGA
- a CDS encoding DEAD/DEAH box helicase — MTLLPANAPLARALAERNYDRLTPVQTAVLADDADGRDLLVSAQTGSGKTVAYGLAIGTNLLDGAERFERAAAPLALIVAPTRELALQVHRELGWLYQHANARVVSCVGGMDPRREQRELAAGAHIVVGTPGRLCDHLRRGRLDVSELKAIVLDEADEMLDLGFREDMEFILQATPDDRRTLLFSATLPPGIVALAKEYQQQAFRVEVAGDEGGHADIEYRAVRIAAGDVEHAVVNILRYFESPGTLVFCNTREAVRHLQATLLERGFSVVALSGELTQNERTLALQALRDGRARVCVATDVAARGIDLPNLDLVIHADLPNDPEVMQHRSGRTGRAGRKGVSILLVPPARRRRADMLLKLAGIDAAWGLAPQPDEIRKLDQERLLRDDVFAGEITAEDEALAQTLLAERSSQEIATALARLYRARLPSPEDIVDPGEERVKSRAERTRERADREAGRGVKPTKSSTRHRMAEDTVWFSAAIGRRKNAEARWLLPMLCRRGSIKKEDIGTIRILDTVTEFEISARVAGRFAARIRRPDKEDSIRIEAMTNAPPREEVREQERTPKPHGKNAKSPDRAGFDKEMHYDRKKPHRDRPAHAGKPRHEREAPAAPAFAKKKKKKFRG, encoded by the coding sequence GTGACATTACTGCCCGCAAATGCGCCGCTCGCCCGAGCTTTGGCGGAACGCAACTATGATCGGCTGACGCCGGTGCAGACGGCGGTGCTGGCCGACGATGCTGATGGCCGTGACCTGCTGGTTTCTGCGCAAACCGGTTCCGGCAAAACGGTCGCCTATGGTCTGGCGATTGGAACGAACCTGCTGGATGGCGCCGAACGATTCGAGCGGGCTGCCGCGCCCCTTGCATTGATTGTCGCGCCGACCCGTGAGCTTGCGCTTCAGGTACACCGCGAACTCGGCTGGCTTTATCAACATGCGAACGCCCGCGTTGTTTCCTGCGTCGGCGGCATGGATCCGCGCCGCGAGCAGCGCGAACTGGCCGCGGGCGCCCATATCGTGGTCGGCACGCCAGGGCGACTCTGCGATCACTTGCGGCGCGGCCGGCTTGACGTCAGCGAGTTGAAGGCGATCGTGCTCGACGAGGCTGACGAGATGCTCGACCTCGGCTTCCGTGAGGATATGGAATTCATCCTGCAGGCCACGCCGGACGACCGCCGCACGCTGTTGTTCTCGGCGACCCTGCCGCCCGGCATCGTCGCGCTCGCAAAGGAATATCAGCAGCAGGCCTTCCGCGTCGAAGTCGCCGGCGATGAAGGCGGTCATGCCGATATCGAGTATCGCGCGGTCAGAATCGCCGCCGGCGATGTCGAGCACGCCGTCGTCAACATCCTCCGCTACTTCGAATCGCCGGGCACCCTGGTGTTCTGCAACACGCGCGAGGCCGTGCGGCATCTGCAGGCAACACTGCTGGAGCGCGGCTTCTCCGTGGTGGCGCTGTCGGGCGAGTTGACCCAGAACGAGCGAACGCTGGCGCTGCAGGCCTTGCGCGACGGCCGCGCCCGCGTTTGCGTTGCGACCGACGTTGCCGCGCGCGGCATCGATTTGCCGAACCTCGACCTCGTCATCCACGCCGATCTGCCGAACGATCCGGAAGTCATGCAGCATCGCTCCGGCCGCACCGGGCGAGCTGGTCGCAAGGGCGTCAGTATACTGCTGGTGCCGCCGGCGCGGCGGCGTCGCGCGGATATGTTGCTCAAGCTCGCCGGCATCGACGCGGCCTGGGGCTTGGCGCCGCAGCCGGATGAAATCCGCAAGCTCGATCAGGAGCGGCTGCTGCGCGATGATGTGTTCGCAGGCGAAATAACTGCAGAGGATGAGGCACTCGCGCAAACCTTGCTTGCTGAACGGTCGTCGCAAGAGATCGCTACCGCGCTGGCACGGCTCTATCGCGCGCGATTGCCCTCTCCCGAGGACATCGTCGATCCCGGCGAGGAGCGCGTCAAATCTCGCGCCGAGCGCACCCGCGAGCGGGCCGATCGCGAGGCTGGAAGGGGAGTGAAACCAACGAAATCCTCGACGCGCCACCGCATGGCGGAGGACACCGTGTGGTTCAGCGCCGCGATCGGACGCCGGAAGAACGCGGAAGCGCGTTGGCTGCTGCCGATGTTGTGCCGCCGCGGCAGCATCAAGAAGGAAGATATCGGCACCATCCGTATTCTGGACACCGTCACCGAGTTCGAGATTTCCGCGCGTGTCGCCGGCCGCTTCGCCGCGCGAATCCGCCGTCCCGACAAGGAAGACAGCATTCGCATCGAGGCGATGACGAATGCCCCGCCGCGCGAGGAGGTTCGTGAGCAGGAACGGACACCGAAGCCGCACGGCAAAAATGCAAAGAGCCCTGACCGGGCAGGGTTTGACAAGGAAATGCATTACGATAGGAAGAAACCGCATCGGGACAGGCCGGCTCACGCCGGAAAACCGCGGCATGAACGCGAGGCGCCCGCGGCGCCTGCATTCGCTAAGAAGAAAAAGAAGAAGTTTCGCGGCTGA
- a CDS encoding DUF1330 domain-containing protein, with the protein MSVYIIAQLKFTRRELYDRYQARFMGVFKKFRGKLLVADADPAVLEGEWPRDKVVIMEFPDDAAAKEFQNSPEYQEISVDRKAGADAIVLAVRGL; encoded by the coding sequence ATGAGCGTCTACATCATCGCCCAGTTGAAGTTTACCCGCCGCGAACTCTACGATCGCTATCAGGCGCGCTTCATGGGTGTGTTCAAGAAATTCCGTGGCAAGCTGCTGGTAGCGGACGCAGATCCGGCCGTACTGGAAGGCGAATGGCCGCGCGACAAGGTCGTGATCATGGAATTTCCTGACGACGCCGCGGCAAAGGAATTTCAGAATTCGCCGGAATATCAGGAGATCTCGGTCGATCGTAAAGCCGGCGCCGACGCCATCGTGCTGGCGGTTAGGGGTTTGTAG